One Candidatus Nitrosotenuis cloacae DNA segment encodes these proteins:
- a CDS encoding cupredoxin domain-containing protein, giving the protein MNTKLLASVAAILLLASIVSVSLMDSAYADEKTAKEKAKAKKAEVKQKTSAKKTEVKEKITAKKAESKEKKAEVKQKVTAKKTETKEKVDAKKSATASSPVVEMAKGTATNQDCGNDCFTPHTVNVPVGGTVAWKNVDTAAHTATAADMAFDTGMVMAGKTGKLKFETAGTFDYFCMVHPWMKGVIVVS; this is encoded by the coding sequence ATGAACACAAAATTACTTGCAAGCGTGGCAGCAATTCTGCTACTGGCAAGCATTGTTAGCGTTTCACTGATGGACTCTGCATACGCAGACGAAAAGACCGCAAAAGAAAAAGCAAAAGCAAAGAAGGCTGAAGTAAAACAAAAGACATCTGCCAAGAAAACCGAAGTCAAGGAAAAGATTACAGCAAAAAAAGCTGAATCCAAGGAAAAAAAGGCTGAAGTAAAGCAAAAGGTTACAGCAAAAAAGACTGAAACCAAAGAAAAGGTGGATGCCAAGAAATCCGCGACTGCGTCCAGCCCAGTCGTTGAAATGGCAAAAGGCACTGCGACAAACCAAGACTGTGGAAACGACTGCTTCACACCGCACACCGTAAATGTCCCAGTTGGTGGAACTGTTGCCTGGAAGAATGTAGACACTGCAGCACACACTGCAACTGCAGCCGATATGGCCTTTGATACTGGCATGGTGATGGCAGGAAAGACAGGAAAACTAAAGTTCGAAACCGCTGGAACCTTTGACTACTTTTGCATGGTCCACCCATGGATGAAGGGCGTAATAGTCGTCAGTTAA
- a CDS encoding Lrp/AsnC family transcriptional regulator — MEIGFVLLNCDLGAEEYLLEEIKQIPEVKNCYLTFGAYDIIIEIHTKTPEEFDKTVSNKIRRLSRVMSTMTLKVLGSP, encoded by the coding sequence ATGGAAATCGGCTTCGTTTTACTCAATTGTGATTTGGGGGCAGAGGAATACCTGCTTGAGGAGATAAAGCAGATTCCGGAGGTAAAGAACTGTTATCTTACATTTGGAGCGTACGACATAATCATAGAGATACACACCAAGACTCCTGAGGAGTTTGACAAGACAGTCTCAAACAAGATAAGACGGCTCTCACGCGTAATGAGCACGATGACGCTAAAGGTACTAGGCTCACCATAG
- a CDS encoding ParB/RepB/Spo0J family partition protein, protein MSARYRPKIHYRVKFIPIKKVHVWNEAQARSLDRDGIRELARSIKYEGLQNPPLVQKNGNGFLLMSGQRRLAALKMLKAKKIPVLVLTKGYDLENAKAASVIENLHRKNMKPKDMARSCSFLAEKIGVAKGARSLGISSKTFKKYVGFAALPDKIKNLVPGTLSSSVAVRLHQIIPNVPKSIRVAERISTLDARTQKAYLKALARRPNANHRRLLRQARLIAVRKTVPLTLSTTNAKKLERISSYRDEEPEKLAQEIIVSWLAKKHPRR, encoded by the coding sequence ATGTCAGCAAGGTACCGCCCAAAAATCCATTACAGAGTAAAATTCATCCCGATTAAGAAAGTTCACGTATGGAATGAGGCGCAGGCAAGGTCCCTTGACAGAGACGGAATACGCGAACTTGCAAGGTCGATCAAATACGAAGGACTGCAGAATCCGCCACTTGTGCAAAAGAATGGCAACGGATTTCTGCTAATGTCTGGCCAAAGACGACTTGCAGCACTAAAGATGCTCAAGGCCAAAAAGATACCAGTACTAGTACTCACAAAAGGATACGATTTAGAGAATGCCAAGGCGGCGTCTGTAATTGAAAACCTGCACCGCAAGAATATGAAGCCAAAGGACATGGCAAGATCATGTAGCTTTCTTGCAGAAAAGATCGGAGTGGCAAAGGGCGCCCGCTCACTTGGAATATCATCGAAGACATTCAAAAAATATGTCGGCTTTGCGGCACTTCCAGACAAGATAAAGAACCTAGTTCCAGGTACGCTTTCAAGCAGTGTTGCAGTCAGACTGCACCAGATAATACCAAATGTTCCAAAATCAATCCGCGTTGCGGAGAGAATATCCACACTTGATGCCCGCACGCAAAAAGCATACCTCAAAGCACTGGCAAGGCGACCAAACGCAAATCACCGCAGACTGCTACGACAGGCAAGGTTGATTGCAGTAAGAAAGACAGTTCCACTCACACTATCCACCACAAATGCAAAAAAGCTGGAAAGAATATCATCATACAGGGACGAAGAGCCAGAGAAGCTTGCTCAAGAGATAATCGTCTCATGGCTTGCGAAAAAGCATCCAAGAAGATAG
- a CDS encoding peroxiredoxin: MNEGDAAPDFELAASDGTKVRLSSFRGKKNVVLCFYPKNHLFMCPSKMVFKMAQSVISAYSAILNSDSVLFAISVDTVGDQKKFVQEYNIPYLHLSDPSKETCKKYAGLNLAGLAKRTTFVMDKNGAVRKVFRDIDVGAHGQEIAKTLSELN, from the coding sequence ATGAACGAAGGTGACGCAGCGCCCGACTTTGAGCTTGCTGCAAGTGATGGCACAAAAGTGAGGCTTTCGTCGTTTAGGGGGAAGAAGAACGTGGTGCTCTGCTTCTACCCAAAGAACCACCTCTTTATGTGTCCATCAAAAATGGTCTTCAAGATGGCGCAAAGCGTGATCTCTGCATATTCTGCCATACTGAACAGCGACTCTGTCCTCTTTGCAATATCTGTTGACACGGTGGGTGATCAGAAAAAATTTGTCCAAGAATACAATATACCATATCTGCATCTGTCGGATCCCTCAAAAGAGACATGTAAAAAATACGCCGGGCTGAATCTGGCAGGCCTTGCCAAGCGCACGACCTTTGTGATGGACAAGAACGGTGCAGTCCGCAAAGTCTTTCGTGACATCGACGTGGGAGCGCACGGACAAGAAATTGCCAAGACTCTTTCCGAATTGAACTGA
- a CDS encoding pyruvoyl-dependent arginine decarboxylase, with protein MLDLVAKKLFLTKGKGVHEDRLTSFEYALRDAGIAGTNIVLISSIFPPGAKLVPRSEGLKLIRPGQVLFTIYSRNQTNEPHRLISASVGIAQPSDPKRYGYLSEYEAFGQNEKQAGDYAEDIAAQMLASSLGIKFELDKSWDEKRQQWKISGQIYKSMNITQTAIGDTKGRWTTVFAAAVLIL; from the coding sequence TTGCTAGACCTAGTTGCAAAAAAATTATTCCTCACAAAAGGCAAGGGTGTTCACGAAGACCGACTGACAAGCTTTGAGTATGCACTAAGGGATGCAGGAATTGCCGGGACCAACATAGTTCTAATATCTAGCATATTTCCGCCCGGTGCAAAACTGGTTCCACGCTCCGAAGGCCTCAAACTAATTCGCCCCGGACAGGTGTTATTTACAATCTACTCGCGAAACCAGACAAACGAGCCGCATCGATTGATATCTGCATCGGTGGGAATTGCGCAGCCGTCTGACCCAAAACGCTACGGCTACCTCTCAGAGTATGAGGCATTTGGGCAAAACGAAAAGCAGGCAGGCGACTATGCCGAAGACATTGCAGCCCAGATGCTCGCATCCTCGCTTGGAATCAAGTTCGAGCTTGACAAAAGCTGGGACGAAAAAAGACAGCAATGGAAGATCTCAGGCCAGATTTACAAGTCAATGAACATCACTCAGACTGCGATAGGGGACACAAAGGGAAGGTGGACCACCGTGTTTGCAGCCGCAGTGCTGATCCTCTAG
- a CDS encoding M3 family oligoendopeptidase has translation MLMYKQGKWDLRELSPGHKTPKFAKQISDLQNKVTQFEKLKKLLRPTMPEKDFFKIIKSIEQISEEASIVGGYASLMYSADTQSDEATSLVTRMSKLGAEIDNKMLFFDLWWKRKIDEKNAQRLMRNSGDIKEYLRHKRLLAKYSLSEPEERIINTLDVTGSTALVKLYDKITNAFEYIITVNGKKKKMTREQLTVLVRSADPKMRELAYKTLLTKYRQNKGVVGEIYQNLVQNWKDEGIDIRGYSSPISIRNIGNDVDDKTIDTLLEVCRENAPVFYEFFSYKAKALGLKKLRRYDLYAPNTKKIKDRNYSYEKASKLVLESLGRFSPALSEYAERVFKENHIDSEVRAGKRDGAFCSTITPKMTPYVLLNYTGKSRDVFTLAHELGHAVHSQAASKQSILVSEAPLPLAETASTFSELLLYDNISDQMTAGEKRLILSEKIDDLYATIMRQAFFTLFEISAHKQIADGTTVDEISKTYSKNLKMQFANSIEMTDDFGIEWSCIPHFFHTPFYCYAYSFGNLLSLSLYHRYKKEGESFAKSYVKILAAGGSQKPETLLNQYGIDISSKAFWQDGFDYVRSQVKELISLS, from the coding sequence ATTCTGATGTACAAGCAGGGAAAATGGGATCTTCGAGAATTATCCCCCGGTCACAAGACACCCAAGTTTGCAAAGCAGATTTCCGATCTTCAGAACAAGGTAACACAGTTTGAAAAACTAAAAAAATTGCTAAGGCCAACCATGCCAGAAAAAGACTTTTTTAAGATAATCAAGAGCATAGAACAGATTTCAGAAGAGGCAAGTATTGTAGGAGGATACGCATCGCTTATGTATTCTGCAGACACCCAATCCGACGAGGCAACATCACTTGTCACAAGAATGTCAAAATTGGGAGCAGAGATCGACAACAAGATGCTGTTTTTTGATTTATGGTGGAAGCGCAAAATCGACGAAAAAAACGCGCAGAGACTGATGAGAAATTCGGGCGACATAAAAGAGTACCTAAGGCACAAGCGCCTTCTTGCAAAGTATTCTCTTTCAGAACCGGAAGAAAGGATAATCAACACTCTGGATGTCACCGGCTCCACTGCGCTAGTCAAGCTGTATGACAAGATAACAAATGCGTTTGAGTACATCATCACAGTCAACGGCAAAAAGAAAAAAATGACGCGCGAGCAACTCACAGTTCTTGTCAGGAGCGCAGATCCCAAAATGCGTGAGCTTGCATACAAGACACTTTTGACAAAATACCGCCAGAATAAGGGCGTGGTAGGTGAGATCTACCAGAACCTAGTACAGAACTGGAAGGACGAAGGAATAGACATCCGAGGATATTCCTCCCCAATATCAATTAGGAACATAGGAAACGACGTGGATGACAAAACCATAGACACGCTACTAGAGGTCTGTAGGGAAAACGCCCCCGTGTTTTACGAGTTTTTCTCATACAAGGCAAAGGCACTAGGATTGAAAAAGCTTCGACGGTATGACCTGTACGCTCCAAACACCAAAAAGATCAAGGACAGAAACTATTCCTACGAAAAGGCGTCAAAGCTGGTCTTAGAATCACTTGGAAGATTCAGCCCTGCGTTGTCAGAATACGCAGAAAGAGTGTTCAAGGAAAACCACATCGACTCGGAGGTAAGGGCGGGAAAAAGAGACGGGGCGTTCTGCAGCACGATAACACCAAAGATGACGCCGTACGTTCTTCTCAACTACACAGGCAAATCGAGGGACGTGTTCACACTTGCCCACGAGTTGGGCCATGCGGTGCACAGTCAGGCGGCATCAAAGCAATCGATTCTGGTATCAGAGGCACCACTTCCACTTGCAGAGACTGCATCTACGTTCTCAGAGTTGCTCCTATATGACAACATATCAGACCAGATGACGGCAGGAGAAAAACGCCTCATACTTTCAGAAAAGATTGACGACCTGTACGCCACGATAATGCGCCAGGCGTTCTTTACGTTGTTTGAGATATCTGCCCACAAGCAGATTGCAGATGGCACCACGGTGGACGAGATATCAAAGACATATAGCAAGAACCTCAAGATGCAGTTTGCGAATTCCATAGAGATGACAGATGACTTTGGCATAGAGTGGAGCTGTATTCCGCACTTTTTCCACACCCCGTTCTACTGTTACGCGTACTCCTTTGGGAACCTTCTCTCGCTGTCGTTGTACCATAGGTACAAAAAGGAGGGCGAGTCGTTTGCAAAGTCATACGTAAAGATACTGGCTGCTGGCGGGTCGCAGAAACCCGAGACTCTTCTGAACCAGTACGGAATAGACATCAGTTCAAAGGCATTCTGGCAGGACGGATTTGACTACGTCAGATCACAAGTAAAAGAGTTAATTTCGTTAAGTTAA
- the amrS gene encoding AmmeMemoRadiSam system radical SAM enzyme: protein MLIDCTVEKEAILYERLPNDKVRCLACARYCEIGKGQIGLCGIRGNKDGKLVLYVYGKVAAAHIDPIEKKPVTHYMQGTKIFSVGTTGCNWLCKYCINYDLSQRRKIEGADYTPEEVVSQALENGCQGIAYTYNEPTIFLEFARDCGVIARKHGLFNIFVSNGYCTPESVSMMKEFLDCITVDFKGNGEKQFVRKYIGIPSAQPVFDTVSRLVKEKDIHVEITDLVVPQVGDDLEHAKKLCKFIYDTCGPEMPIHFLRFHPDYKMMEFPSTPIKTLENHYDIARKEGLKYAYIGNVPGHPYEHTYCPECKKIVVRRYNFDILEWNLDVQNRCKFCENKIPIIGPLDKGYKEKRFQFVG from the coding sequence ATGCTTATTGACTGTACGGTAGAAAAGGAAGCGATTCTTTATGAGAGATTGCCAAACGACAAGGTTCGTTGCCTGGCTTGTGCCAGATACTGCGAGATTGGTAAGGGCCAGATAGGACTGTGCGGTATCAGGGGCAACAAGGACGGAAAACTTGTTCTGTATGTTTATGGCAAAGTAGCTGCGGCACACATAGACCCAATTGAGAAAAAGCCGGTCACGCACTACATGCAGGGCACAAAGATATTTTCAGTCGGCACCACAGGTTGCAACTGGCTCTGCAAGTACTGTATAAACTACGATCTGAGTCAGAGAAGAAAGATAGAAGGTGCGGACTATACTCCTGAGGAGGTAGTCTCACAGGCCCTTGAGAACGGATGCCAGGGCATAGCGTATACTTATAACGAGCCGACGATTTTTCTGGAATTTGCGCGAGATTGTGGAGTTATTGCAAGAAAGCACGGATTGTTCAACATTTTTGTCTCAAACGGATACTGCACACCAGAGTCAGTGTCAATGATGAAGGAGTTTTTGGATTGCATAACTGTGGACTTTAAGGGAAACGGAGAGAAGCAGTTTGTCAGAAAATACATTGGAATACCAAGCGCACAGCCAGTCTTTGACACGGTATCAAGACTGGTAAAAGAGAAAGACATTCATGTTGAGATAACTGACTTGGTGGTACCGCAGGTAGGAGATGATTTGGAGCATGCAAAAAAGCTCTGCAAGTTCATTTATGATACATGCGGTCCTGAAATGCCGATTCATTTTTTGAGATTTCATCCAGACTACAAGATGATGGAATTTCCCTCAACACCAATCAAGACGCTGGAAAACCACTACGACATTGCAAGAAAGGAAGGTCTCAAGTACGCATACATAGGAAACGTGCCGGGGCACCCATATGAGCACACTTACTGCCCAGAGTGTAAAAAAATTGTTGTAAGGAGGTACAACTTTGACATTTTGGAGTGGAATCTTGATGTACAAAACAGATGCAAGTTTTGCGAGAACAAGATACCCATTATCGGCCCTCTTGACAAGGGGTACAAGGAAAAACGGTTCCAGTTCGTAGGCTAG
- a CDS encoding methionine adenosyltransferase has protein sequence MSDRVFIESIDRIPTYQKQFEIVERKGLGHPDTICDLLMNKVSIELSKLYLKETGAIQHHNMDKTMLVAGKTEIKFGGGKVLKPMKLILGDRATFQVNGRTLPIGDFVKETAKEWFEKHLRYVTGDDLTYQLEIGPTSRELQSIFKKPKTIAANDTSVLVGYAPFTDTESAVLEVEKFINSPKFKSEFPAAGEDVKVMGFRNGNSLDLTVAVAFVDRHVSSEKDYFAKKHAMVDAINEFASQKYNFTVNTAINCLDDPDRGLDGIYLTVLGTSADHADSGEVGRGNKANQVISPSRPAGAEAIAGKNPVSHIGKIYNAMSFKLADEIHQQVTGMDEVFVWMYNVIGRPVNDPKAIVIQPVTKTTLAKSEMERISDIVSGNLERMDQFCMGLLSEDVPVA, from the coding sequence TTGTCCGACAGAGTCTTCATCGAGTCAATAGACCGCATACCTACATACCAAAAACAGTTTGAAATTGTGGAAAGAAAGGGACTAGGCCACCCTGACACCATATGTGATCTTCTGATGAACAAGGTCTCAATCGAACTATCCAAACTTTACCTAAAGGAGACGGGGGCAATCCAGCACCACAACATGGACAAAACCATGCTTGTGGCAGGCAAGACTGAGATCAAATTTGGCGGCGGCAAGGTGCTAAAGCCAATGAAGTTGATTCTTGGGGACAGGGCTACATTCCAAGTGAACGGAAGAACACTGCCTATTGGTGATTTTGTGAAGGAGACTGCCAAGGAGTGGTTTGAAAAACACCTGCGATATGTGACAGGAGATGATCTCACATACCAGTTGGAAATAGGCCCTACCTCTAGGGAACTACAGTCAATATTCAAAAAGCCAAAGACGATTGCGGCAAATGATACATCCGTTCTGGTCGGCTATGCGCCGTTTACGGACACAGAATCGGCAGTTCTTGAGGTGGAGAAATTCATAAACTCTCCCAAGTTCAAATCGGAATTTCCGGCAGCCGGCGAGGATGTCAAGGTGATGGGATTTAGAAACGGCAATTCGCTTGACCTTACTGTTGCAGTTGCATTTGTAGACAGGCACGTATCTTCGGAAAAGGATTATTTTGCAAAAAAACACGCCATGGTCGATGCGATAAACGAATTTGCCTCACAAAAATACAACTTTACGGTGAATACTGCAATTAACTGCCTTGATGACCCGGACCGTGGGCTTGATGGGATCTATCTTACCGTCCTTGGCACATCTGCGGATCATGCAGATTCGGGCGAGGTCGGGCGTGGAAACAAGGCCAACCAGGTAATCTCACCAAGCAGGCCTGCAGGGGCTGAGGCAATTGCGGGAAAAAACCCAGTTAGCCACATCGGTAAGATATACAACGCAATGTCGTTCAAGCTGGCAGACGAGATACATCAACAGGTCACGGGAATGGATGAGGTGTTTGTGTGGATGTACAATGTGATTGGAAGGCCTGTTAACGACCCAAAAGCAATAGTGATCCAGCCAGTCACAAAAACAACTCTTGCAAAATCTGAAATGGAACGGATTAGCGATATAGTTTCGGGCAATCTTGAACGGATGGATCAGTTCTGCATGGGGCTCTTGTCTGAGGATGTGCCTGTAGCCTAG
- a CDS encoding RtcB family protein yields MTGNTANKIGDFEYKIEQNESIGMKVPVRIFADENLLAKMMADKTIQQAVNVSMLQGVQKNVVVLPDGHQGYGFPVGGVAAMDAEDGIISPGSVGYDINCGVRLLRTNLTESQVRPRIKELVEDLFSAIPSGYGKKEGCIRLTQSQLDEVLVRGVNWLADNGYATKEDLEFCEEGGRMDEADPQMVSEMAHARGAPQLGSIGSGNHFLEIQVVQEIFDEHAAEKIGIKNGDVTVLIHCGSRGLGHQICKDYLSVCEQSYGKYSISLPDRQLACVPYTSDEGVAYKKAMHCAMNFAWSNRQAITHWVRKSFGTVFGQSESDLGIELVYDIAHNSAKVEEHQVNGGRKNVIVHRKGATRAFPAGRMEIPRMYRDIGQPTFIPGSMGSASWILLGRPNSMDMTFGSTVHGAGRLMSRTAAHKNYNYKQVVEQLERQGIVLKSMTRYDVVEEAPEVYKDVDKVAQISHDIGIATKVARLVPIGVMKG; encoded by the coding sequence ATGACTGGTAATACTGCCAACAAGATTGGAGATTTTGAGTACAAAATAGAACAAAACGAATCAATCGGCATGAAGGTGCCAGTCAGAATATTTGCAGATGAGAATCTCTTGGCAAAGATGATGGCAGATAAAACGATTCAACAGGCAGTCAATGTCTCCATGTTACAGGGGGTCCAAAAAAACGTAGTCGTCCTGCCAGACGGGCACCAGGGTTACGGGTTTCCAGTTGGAGGAGTTGCTGCGATGGATGCAGAAGACGGAATAATCAGCCCGGGCAGCGTTGGATACGACATAAACTGCGGAGTTAGGCTCCTGAGGACAAATCTGACAGAGTCCCAAGTACGGCCGAGGATAAAAGAATTGGTAGAGGATCTTTTTTCAGCAATACCTTCTGGTTACGGCAAAAAAGAGGGATGCATACGCTTGACGCAGTCACAACTCGATGAGGTTCTCGTAAGGGGAGTAAACTGGCTTGCGGACAACGGTTACGCAACAAAGGAGGATCTAGAGTTTTGCGAGGAGGGAGGCCGCATGGATGAAGCGGATCCCCAAATGGTGTCAGAGATGGCGCATGCAAGAGGTGCGCCTCAGCTTGGAAGCATCGGATCTGGGAATCATTTTCTTGAGATTCAGGTGGTGCAAGAGATATTTGACGAACATGCAGCAGAGAAGATCGGCATCAAGAATGGAGATGTCACGGTTTTGATTCACTGCGGTTCACGTGGCCTTGGGCACCAGATTTGCAAGGATTATTTGAGCGTCTGCGAGCAATCGTACGGCAAATACAGCATCAGCCTGCCAGACAGGCAGCTTGCCTGCGTTCCATACACATCGGATGAGGGAGTGGCGTACAAAAAAGCAATGCACTGTGCAATGAATTTTGCTTGGAGCAACAGACAGGCAATCACGCACTGGGTCAGAAAGTCGTTTGGCACTGTGTTTGGCCAGTCCGAATCAGATTTGGGAATTGAATTGGTGTACGACATTGCACACAATAGCGCCAAAGTTGAAGAGCATCAAGTGAATGGGGGAAGGAAAAATGTGATCGTCCACCGAAAAGGTGCAACGCGGGCATTTCCTGCAGGACGCATGGAGATTCCAAGAATGTATCGAGACATAGGACAGCCAACGTTCATTCCAGGCTCCATGGGATCCGCAAGCTGGATTCTTTTGGGAAGGCCAAACTCGATGGATATGACGTTTGGGTCCACAGTACATGGAGCAGGTAGGTTGATGTCAAGGACTGCCGCCCACAAAAACTACAACTACAAGCAGGTAGTAGAACAGCTAGAGCGGCAGGGAATTGTGCTAAAGTCCATGACCAGATACGACGTAGTTGAAGAGGCGCCGGAGGTCTACAAGGATGTCGACAAGGTGGCACAGATCTCACACGATATTGGAATTGCCACAAAGGTGGCTCGTCTGGTTCCAATTGGAGTTATGAAGGGCTAG
- a CDS encoding ribose-phosphate diphosphokinase — MAYAVIGGPSSKALAKKIAKKLGANYVDTKTHVFPDGEVKITLDQVPRGSKIVVVNSIQPPVDSNLIQTCVLLSKARLYSQHVLAVIPYLGYLRQDIEFLPGEVVTSALVAKLLKSAGASKVIVADAHSTIALAYFEIPVRNVSAVPKIAKFFKKMALNAPLVVAPDLFWANTADEFARLLGTTSTALNKQRDRKTGKIRIIPSKKTNLLHRDIILLDDMISTGTSMIKAAKYLQSQNCGRIYAACTHGILVSGAEKKIRDAGIKKIVSTNTILNKTSSIDVSDVIADAIGCW; from the coding sequence TTGGCTTATGCTGTGATTGGCGGACCGTCTTCAAAGGCTCTGGCTAAAAAAATTGCAAAAAAACTAGGTGCAAACTACGTAGATACAAAGACGCATGTTTTTCCAGACGGTGAGGTAAAGATCACACTCGACCAAGTTCCAAGGGGTAGCAAGATTGTAGTTGTGAACTCTATTCAACCCCCAGTCGACTCTAATCTGATTCAAACGTGCGTACTGCTATCAAAAGCAAGACTGTACTCCCAACACGTGTTGGCAGTGATTCCATACCTTGGCTACCTGCGTCAGGACATCGAGTTTCTTCCAGGTGAGGTTGTGACAAGTGCGCTTGTGGCAAAACTCCTAAAATCTGCCGGTGCAAGCAAGGTGATAGTAGCGGACGCCCACAGCACAATTGCCCTTGCCTATTTTGAGATTCCAGTACGAAATGTGAGCGCCGTGCCAAAAATTGCCAAATTCTTTAAGAAGATGGCACTCAATGCACCGCTTGTGGTGGCGCCTGACCTTTTCTGGGCAAACACGGCAGATGAGTTTGCCAGGCTGCTTGGAACCACGTCTACTGCGCTGAACAAGCAAAGGGACAGAAAGACCGGGAAGATACGAATCATTCCGTCAAAGAAAACAAATCTCTTGCACCGCGACATCATTCTGCTTGACGATATGATAAGCACCGGAACGAGCATGATAAAGGCTGCAAAATATCTACAAAGTCAGAATTGCGGTCGCATTTATGCCGCATGCACACACGGTATCTTGGTATCTGGCGCGGAAAAGAAAATTCGTGACGCCGGAATCAAAAAAATCGTCAGCACAAACACCATACTGAACAAGACATCCTCAATCGACGTATCTGATGTCATTGCGGATGCGATTGGGTGTTGGTGA
- a CDS encoding AMP phosphorylase yields the protein MQLRTSILGIESGGKPVIFLNKADADEIGVTASDRVVLKTRKHITAIVNIATKTLKKGHVGISEEVRLLIEPIPRTIDVEVSIFPKSLQFIRNKLEGKKLNYHEIHEIVSGVVSGALNESEISSFVTSLHIQGMDLDEATSLSRSMVETGKQLSLRNKVIVDKHSIGGVPGDKTTLLVVPIVAAAGLIIPKTSSRAITSAAGTADRAEVLMPVNITSNEMKKVIKNTNGCIVWGGALELAPADDIFVRTEYSLYIDPLLLPSIMSKKKAVGATHLVIDIPTGRGAKVKTISEADHLAKNLIELGRRLKIHTHCVLTYGEQPVGYTIGPALEAREALEVLMNESSVPDLIDKACNIAGAIFEMTGKRNGYSLAKGIIQSGRAEAKLREIIKMQGGNPAIKPRDIPVGDHTIRVKAKKDGSILWINNSAVVELARSAGAPKDKGAGIVFSKKIGDEVAKDDVIFTVHAEKSRKLGRAQGIIDEIQMVGIGKRADMMIHTVRDIPEIKKSFMLER from the coding sequence GTGCAGTTGAGAACCAGTATTCTTGGAATAGAGTCTGGCGGAAAGCCGGTGATATTTCTGAACAAGGCTGACGCCGACGAGATCGGAGTCACTGCATCAGACAGGGTGGTTTTGAAGACAAGAAAACACATCACTGCAATAGTAAATATCGCCACAAAGACGCTCAAGAAGGGACACGTCGGCATAAGCGAGGAGGTACGGCTTTTGATTGAGCCCATACCTCGCACCATAGATGTCGAAGTCTCAATTTTCCCAAAATCGCTGCAGTTTATTCGAAACAAATTGGAGGGAAAGAAGCTCAATTATCACGAGATCCACGAAATTGTCAGCGGCGTCGTCAGTGGGGCGCTAAATGAAAGCGAGATATCGTCATTTGTCACATCATTACACATACAGGGAATGGATCTTGACGAGGCAACAAGTCTGTCACGATCAATGGTGGAGACAGGTAAGCAGCTCAGTCTCAGGAACAAGGTCATAGTAGACAAGCACAGTATAGGCGGTGTGCCAGGAGACAAGACCACACTGCTGGTGGTACCCATTGTTGCTGCCGCAGGCTTGATCATTCCAAAAACATCATCACGTGCAATCACATCCGCTGCAGGGACTGCAGACAGAGCAGAGGTGCTGATGCCAGTAAACATCACAAGCAATGAGATGAAAAAGGTCATCAAGAACACCAACGGCTGCATAGTGTGGGGTGGGGCGCTTGAACTTGCTCCAGCCGACGATATTTTTGTCAGAACAGAATACTCCCTTTACATCGACCCGTTGCTGCTTCCATCCATAATGAGCAAGAAAAAGGCAGTTGGTGCAACACATTTGGTAATAGACATACCCACCGGAAGAGGCGCAAAGGTAAAGACAATAAGCGAGGCAGATCATCTTGCAAAAAACCTAATCGAGCTTGGAAGGAGGCTCAAAATCCACACCCATTGCGTGCTCACTTATGGTGAGCAGCCAGTCGGATATACCATCGGACCAGCACTTGAGGCAAGAGAGGCGCTTGAAGTGCTCATGAATGAATCAAGCGTACCGGACTTGATTGACAAGGCATGCAATATAGCAGGGGCGATTTTTGAAATGACTGGAAAAAGAAACGGGTATTCCTTAGCGAAAGGCATAATCCAATCAGGCAGGGCGGAGGCAAAGCTCCGTGAGATAATCAAGATGCAAGGCGGCAATCCGGCAATAAAGCCGCGAGACATACCGGTCGGAGACCACACAATCAGAGTCAAGGCAAAAAAAGATGGAAGCATATTGTGGATAAACAACAGTGCAGTAGTGGAGCTGGCGCGCAGTGCTGGAGCTCCAAAGGACAAGGGTGCAGGAATTGTATTTAGCAAAAAAATTGGCGACGAGGTTGCAAAGGACGACGTCATTTTCACAGTACATGCAGAAAAATCACGCAAGCTTGGAAGAGCACAGGGCATCATAGACGAAATTCAGATGGTCGGAATTGGAAAGCGTGCAGACATGATGATACACACGGTAAGAGACATTCCGGAGATAAAGAAGAGCTTCATGCTAGAGAGATAA